From Silene latifolia isolate original U9 population unplaced genomic scaffold, ASM4854445v1 scaffold_624, whole genome shotgun sequence, a single genomic window includes:
- the LOC141639932 gene encoding gamma-glutamylcyclotransferase 2-1-like: MVFWVFGYGSLVWNPGFQYDEKVIGYIKDYRRVFDLACIDHRGTPEHPARTCTLEYSEGSICWGVAYCVKGGPEVEAAAMQYLERRECEYDHKITVDFYKEGEEDEPLITGVVVFMSTPDVVSNKYYLGPAPIVDMAWQIATAYGPCGNNRDYLFSLEKAMHDLNHEDDYVIELAKEVRKVLEVAKEITKEKLLVAEPHVTVKDHIPSLQLRPRQEAVAMDS, translated from the exons ATGGTGTTTTGGGTTTTTGGATATGGTTCATTGGTGTGGAACCCTGGGTTCCAGTATGATGAGAAAGTGATTGGCTATATCAAGGACTATCGGCGGGTCTTTGATCTTG CATGCATTGACCACAGAGGTACACCTGAACACCCGGCCAGGACTTGTACTTTGGAATATAGTGAAGGATCAATATGC TGGGGCGTGGCATACTGTGTAAAAGGCGGTCCTGAAGTAGAAGCAGCAGCCATGCAGTATTTAGAGCGACGGGAGTGTGAGTATGACCACAAAATAACTGTTGATTTCTATAAG GAAGGAGAGGAAGATGAGCCCTTAATCACAGGAGTTGTGGT CTTCATGTCTACGCCCGATGTAGTATCAAACAAATATTATCTTGGGCCTGCCCCAATTGTTGATATGGCCTGGCAAATTGCAACTGCCTATGGGCCCTGTGGAAACAACAGAGACTATCTCTTCTCACTGGAGAAAGCTATGCATGATCTAA ATCATGAAGACGATTATGTGATAGAGCTAGCCAAAGAGGTCAGGAAGGTACTCGAGGTAGCTAAGGAAATAACCAAGGAGAAGTTGCTTGTTGCAGAGCCACATGTCACAGTCAAGGACCATATCCCGTCCCTTCAACTACGTCCTCGTCAAGAAGCTGTTGCAATGGACTCGTAA